The Desulfobacterales bacterium genome contains the following window.
CCGGTTCGGATGCATCGGCCACCAGCAGGATCAGATCCACATCGCCAAGAACCGACAGGGCTGTATCCACGATCCGGATGTTCAGCGGGCTCCTGGCTTTGTGAATGCCGGGGGTGTCTATAAAAACAAGCTGGGCATTGGGACGGTGCAGGACGCCCAGAATGCGATTGCGGGTGGTTTGCGGCTTACTGGAAGTAATCGAAATCTTTTCTCCCAGTATCCGGTTCATCAGCGTGGATTTTCCCACATTGGGGGCGCCGGCAATCGCCACAAATCCGGATTTAAAGGTGACTGTATTATCCTCTGTTCTTACCACTAAAAAATCCTCAAAGATATTTCTGCGTTTAAAACTACACGGTTTTTTGTCGGCGCCTTGCTGTCTGCAATATCAGATCCTATATTTTCTTTCCATTGAATTATTTTAAATATTGTCCTTTTCTCGTCTAAAAAAATTGATCATAAAGGTGTCTTTTAGCTTGTTATTTTATAGTACAGGCGGTTAGTTTGGCCTGCCCCCGTTCACCAGAGTGGCAGGCGTTAAGTCCCGGAAATGTCAACGACAACAACGCGCAGTCTATGGCGATCTACTTCCGGGATGAGCGATTCGAGCATGCTTTTCAGTTCGGCTGCGTTACTTGGACGTTTAAGACCATTCGGAATCTTCGGCATTTTTCTCCCCCTTGTCTCGCCTGACCAGAGAACGAGATAGATGCCAAGTCCACCTGCCTTTGCATCGCGTGTGTATAGACGGTCAAGTTGGGTATGCCATGCGGTCCAAAGGTCACGGTTATAGTGGTGTTTAACCTCAATCGGCAACAGTCGTTCGGTTCCCTGTAAAACTGCTATGTCGCATTCCTTGTCTGCAACCATGTGGTGTTCCACAGTTACGATAAGATTTTGAACCCGCATTCTGTTCTGAAGATCCTCTGCCAACAATCCTGAGCAAACTTCTTCGCGTTTCGGTTTTACAAGATTGTGTTCATTCTCGTTCCAGAATGCCCGGTATCTTTCTCTTTGTGTTCGTGTTATTTCGCGTGATAGAATATTTAAGTGATCGATTATGAAGGCAAGGAGGTCGTGTGGAGTGGCCGGGGCACGATTCTGAATCGCTTCTGCCACTTGTTGAGGCAATGCGAATTCAAAATTTAATTCACGCTGATGCTTTTCATACTGGGCCCTTTGATGCCTGATAAAGTCGTGAAAACTTGCCAAGCCGTCGTCACCCTCCAACCGTTCAAGTAAGGTACCGGCACCCGTTGAACCATCAGCAGCCAATAGCCTGACCTGGTTGGTGATGAATTCTGAGGCATCCCAGGGATGACGGCTGCCCCACCCGCCGGAAGGATGTCCAACATTGGAAAATCTCTTTCCTATTACCGCAACAATTTCTGCACGTTGTGCCGATGTAAGATTGACAGATTCTCTGTTTTCATGTCGTCTACCCCTGATGGTTTCAATAGCACTCCATAATGCAGCATCAGCTTCTGACATAAGGGTTCTCCAAGAGTCTAAATACTTTTTCGGATCAATTACGAATAGGGTTGTGCTCCAGATGGTTCGAACTTCCGCTGACAAATCATTTCGAGAAAGTTCGATTTCACCGATTTCAAGAAGGGATTGTTGGTCATTGAGAAGAAGAACCGACACCAGTTTGTCAATGATGTTATGATTTTCATTGATCCCGGCCTTTAGAACATCAGCTGACAAAGATACGAGAAATTTTTGAGAAGCAGAATCCTCTCTAAGAATATAAAACCCCGGTAAATCTCCTTGTTTCTTTTCCGCGCCTAAAATCCACATTTCCTTTAAAACTGATTTCGCAATGTTTGGATTTTGGTGCACTACGTGAAGAATCCATGCTGAAAGCGTTTTATCATAATCCGGCACCTTATAGCCGGAGAAGGCAGTGACCGCTGCTGCGATACAATTCGGCAGCGCCTCCTTAGGAACATTCAACCCCTTCCTGTGTCGTAAAAAAACCGACAAGCTCAACAAGATGTGAGTGCGGGGAATACCATTCGCCAGCCAGCTCTCGATGACTGAGTCCTTTCTCGGAATATTTGGATTTTCTGCGTAAAGAATAAACCCCTGAACAAGGGCATCGGCGATCTTTTCATTTGTCACGCTGATAAGGCGGTCGCGAGGATTTTCAATGTTATTAATTTCGTAGAAAAGCCCTTGAAAGACACAAGCTGCCCAAGCAAGGATGCGCTCTTCCCTTCCTTGCCGAATGGTCGTTAGTCGAGGTGTTAAGTATTTAATATTCTGGGCGCGATTAACCAATTGTTTGCGTTTTTCTTTCTCGCGTCTTTTCCCCTCGTCTTTTCGCCATTTATCGATCTTACAGCTTTTCCAATTTCCAAGCACCTTTGCTACATCGGATCGACGATCCAATAAATTAAGACCTGCCTCAGCAAGAGTTACGGACGCTCCCTCTAATGGAAACCATGAAAGATACATACGGAAGAGATCCGCTGCACGTTCCGTATCGTTCTCATTTTCGGCATGCATTAAAAAGAATTCACATGGTTGAACCGGCCAGACAGTTGCTGGAAGAAGTTCCCACAGATCATGAGCGATGAACAGCCAGAATGACCGCTCCTCGTTTGGCACATCGTTTGATAGAAGCTCAAATACTTTTTCAAAGAGTATTTGATCCTCTTTAAATCGTTCTTTCAGAGCCGCCTGGGCTTCCTTAGAATAGTGATCACGCCCAAAACGTATGTTTCGAAGCCAACTGGACAGTTGTAAAGGAGTAATTGGAGTCTGACTCTCAAGACGCCGCTTTAACCACTCATTGAAAATGGACTGAAGCTCGTACCGGCAATCTGTCTTATGCATCAATACCCGAGATGCACCATCAAGAATCACATCCAAATCTGGATCGGATGGCATATCAATTAGTGGATAGAGACGGCCTATAGTATGATCTTCCTTTTTGGCAGAAGCAGCTTGTTCCATAATCGAGAGCAATCGCTGAGCCAAACTGCCTGATTTTCGTGTCAAACGGAGAAGATCGACTCGCACCTCGACGGCGGCAAGATCATTTGTTGCATAAGCAAGTTCACAATCGATACTCTCCAGTTCCGACATGTTGTTCTGCACTGATTTGGCAAAGGCACCTAAAGCCGTTGATCTAAGCCATGCATTGTCATGCTTTTCCAGCACCATGTCTCTTAAAGTCGCATTTAGCTCAATATTTTCAGTGCTGTTGGCAATTGCTTCGAGCACGGCGACCTTCAGATGGACGCTGATTATTGGATCCTGAAGGAGTTCATGTATGATTTTAGCTGTATTTGAGTTGGCAAGCTCACGGAATGAGCCTCGATCATCCTCGTTTGTGAGAAACCATGGATCGCGGAGTCGCTTAAGGCCATCCCATATTGAGCATTGAGCGTTTGGTGGCAGTACGCTGGCGTCGCCGTATATAACAATGCCATATGGGTCACGTTCGACGTAATCATCTGAGAGATGTCCGAGCCTGCCCATTAACCATGCGAAAAGGCCTCTTAGCGAAGAAACTGGTCTTCCATCAACTCCGCATATCAGCGCCATCACTCGATCAATTGGAAGGCCATTATCGATCCGATCAGAAAGGTCCTCTGCCGCCAAAAACTCTGCAATTGTGCGATGAATTAACTCGAACCGATCTACTCCCGAGGAAACAAAGAGCCGACGTTTCAAGGCAGCACTAAGATCGCTCCTGTTTGGATACGGCACAACTGAAATACTAACATAGCCATTTGCGTCCGTTGGCTCTGTACGTGAAATGCCAACCGAGTTGGAAAGTAGTATGATGGAAGCAGTTGCCCCTGCAGCTTTTCGCAAACTGATAGGATCAGGGTTGTTCACACCGCGCTCAGCATGACAAATATTTGTCTCCTTAAGTAGTTCAGAGACACCTATTTCATATGCTTCGAATTTATTCTTGGGCTTGTTGTCGGTTCCCCAAGCCCGCGCCAAGAGTTCAAGCGTTTGAGGGTTGCCAAGCAGGTTTCCGAACCCCGCGGATTCTGCTTCATCAAGAAAAACCTTCGGATCTGGCACTACCCCTTTCACAGCATTTAGAATTTCACCCCGTGAGAGGGGACAGAGTTCTAAAATCACGACTCGTCCGGATGGACTGGCTGCCCTAAGAGCTTCCTGATCCGGTGAGCCGAACCAGTCTGCTGCCCTACATGACAAGCGAAATTTGGGTTTTTCCAGAGCGCAGAGTGCTTTAGCAACTTCAAAGCTGGCATCTTGCCCGCTTGCAATTGTTCTGTGTTCATCTAAAGCATCAAGGAAAAGTGCCTGCCCCGGTGCAGTATGAGGATTAATAAGAAAATTTCGAACGGTTGTGTAATTTCCTTTGGCGACATCTTTAAAGAGTGTTGTCTTTCCCATTCCCGGATCGCCAAGGAGAATTATCGCATCCTCAGCCTCAAATTCTTCAAAGGTGCCGCTTATTTCCCTGCCTTTCCCGGCGCCGTCGTCTCTGACGCGAACTCTGCGTGACAATGTTCCGATCATCTTGTTTATGGAGCCCTATCGAAAGTGCAATAATTGAAAGCCTAAACTGTGAGGATGAAATGCAAAAACTCTCAGCCGTTCCTTGGCTTTGATCGAGACAAAAGAACGACTGATCACATTTTCATTTTAATCGCTTAGTTGTAAACTACCGCTTCTCGCGAATTCTTGAATCTCACTTTGTCTTAAAACTCTTGAGCCGGGTGTGTTCAACGAGTTGATCGAGAGTCTTAAGGGTAAAAACCTTGCCCCTGGTTGCGAGGATCATCTTCTTCATGTCTTCGCGGCGAACACCAAATCCTCGTCCGCCGATGCAGGCGATCACTTCATACTTGGGATTATTTGCCGAACGTCCGGCAAGGCTCAGTTCGCCGAGGTGCTGAATGCGTGTGACCTTGTCCCGGGCTGTACCGTCGTCTTCGGTTATCTTTGCTTCGATGATGACCTGAGGATTGAACTCGCTGGGGATGATAAAGTCCGGTGTCTGGTCAAACCCTTCGATTCGTTCGGCCCGTTTTGTTTTCCGGAAGCTGATCCCAGCCTTGGTTAGAACGTCTTCAATGGCGGATTCAAGGATGTCACCGACCAGTTCGCTGACCGAATCGCGATGACCTGCAAACGGTCTTCCCAGAAAACGCTCATACAGAAGCATGGCATAGGGCGCACCCATGCCCGCAATATTCTTTATGCTGTCGATTCCGCGTTTGGTATCTGCTTTATTCAAACGATGAAGCTGATCGTCCTCAACGTGCGGCGCTCCTTTTACAAGCATAAAACAAGCCGTTTCCACCAGTGCCTTTAGCCTTTCCTTGGTCACACCATTGGCGCTGATCGGCGTTTCCGGCGACATTCGCACTTTTCTATCGAGGGACCTGATGAATCCCTGAGTCACGCTTACCCCGGTCCGCTGGGTCGTCAGGTAACCCCATTCAGGCGGCGTAAAACCGAGCATTGTGCGCAGAACCACTATGGAGATGGGTTCTGTCAGCGTTACAGAAAGTACCTTGGCAGGTTCCAGTTCTGAAAATCCTCTGGTTGCGGTTTTCAACGCTTCGTATCCCCGTTCGAATATTGGATATTCAATGAAGCCTGCGCCCTTGGGCATTATCAAGAATTCAGACTCCAGGCATGAAAAAACAGCATCGATGTATCTTTCCGAGTCTTTCAGAATTTCATCAAAGGATGCTTCAAAAGGATACTTCGGCATAGGCGGCTCCGTATTTATCCTGATTTTCTTTCACCGCAAACAAAGGGGCATCATGGAATCGGTCTTCCGGTTCACTTAAATAATTTTCGATTTCAGTCCATCCGCCAAACTCCAAAAGCCAGGAAGAAACAACCGACAATCGCTTGCCGATGTCCAGGTTTTTGTTCCATGTCTTACGGAGGTTCCATATGGCCAAACGGATAAGATGCCCATAGGCAATGCACCGCATGTCGCCGGCGGTCGGATTGACATTTCCGGCACGAAGTTTGGCCAAGTCATCTTTGACAAGCTCGGCAACGCCCTCTAATGAATCGACCAGCCATCTTCGGGAGACAATGCCGGTTGATCGGCACACAAAAACGGTGTCGATGATGGATGAGCCGGTTCCATTGATATGAATAGAGGCTCCCATTTCCGCCGGGCAGGGCAGGGAAGCCGAGCAGGTCAAAGCGGCGTCAAGGATAGCGACGGCAATCGGATAGTAAGCCTCTATATTATTATGGTGATAGGTGAAAGCAAGCGGCGAACCGGGCTTAAGGGCTTTAGCCATCTGCTGAAAAACATTTGAGATGCCTTGGGCAAAGTGATCCAGTCCCCGGCCCATGTCTTCATTGCCGGTCAACTCCTGGGGGTTGCGTGTTGAAGGATTTTTAAAAGCATGGTCTTTGCTTTGTAAGAGACGGCGGAGCCAGACATAACAAAAATCCATCAGTTCCGCATATTGGACGTTTCCGAAATACGGTGGATCCGTGAGCACCGCATCCAATGTTGCCGGAGATAGAGTTGCTGTGGCAGCATCATGGCAACGAAGCCTAACACTTCGCTTTTGATCTTTGTGCTTGCCGTTTGGCTTGTCCCCGATCCATTCTCCATTTATGGGTACGATTTCTTTTTTTCGGCCTTGATGTCTGACTTCAAAGGGATTGTCGCAATAGGCTTTCGCCTTGCGAAACTTTTCGATGATGTTCGCCCATCCCCCGCTGCCGATACAGGTGTTCTTTTTGGGATCTATGATTCCAAGAAAGTTGGACTCGCAGTGAATAAGCCCCACCGGGAACCCATGAACCGAGAAAATATCAAGAGATTTCAAGGCGGTGGAATCATAGCGACAGAGCATGTTCTGATAGCGCAACAGGTCTGAGAGATTGGTTGCCAGCGCGTTGCGAATGCGC
Protein-coding sequences here:
- a CDS encoding DUF1156 domain-containing protein, whose protein sequence is MIEKNFDISFIADLALREKQIQQNYRPIIAVHKWFARRPGTLFRGLLLSEFLNKPLSEAFYQSNHLKGIKVADPFMGGGTPLIEANRLGCDVIGYDINPMSYWVVKQEIEHLDLDAYVAAANALRMQLEKDIGQFHRTTCVFCGEGNAHVKYFLWVKTISCRKCNESIDLFPGYLLASDSRHPRNVFVCHACGQLTETADRKKPGDCKHCGAEHAIEGPARRSRCKCRSCGTINTFPNKALGAPRHRLFAIEYFCPSCRSRHRGRFFKAPDDRDLAMVREADGQLVGIRPNYIPDDEIPSGDETNRLHRWGYTRYHEMFNSRQLLCLELSALMIAKTDNERIRNALATNLSDLLRYQNMLCRYDSTALKSLDIFSVHGFPVGLIHCESNFLGIIDPKKNTCIGSGGWANIIEKFRKAKAYCDNPFEVRHQGRKKEIVPINGEWIGDKPNGKHKDQKRSVRLRCHDAATATLSPATLDAVLTDPPYFGNVQYAELMDFCYVWLRRLLQSKDHAFKNPSTRNPQELTGNEDMGRGLDHFAQGISNVFQQMAKALKPGSPLAFTYHHNNIEAYYPIAVAILDAALTCSASLPCPAEMGASIHINGTGSSIIDTVFVCRSTGIVSRRWLVDSLEGVAELVKDDLAKLRAGNVNPTAGDMRCIAYGHLIRLAIWNLRKTWNKNLDIGKRLSVVSSWLLEFGGWTEIENYLSEPEDRFHDAPLFAVKENQDKYGAAYAEVSF